AACCGTGCCATCGCGAGCTCCGTGAGCGACCGGACCAGCATCGCCCCGCGGAGCAACTGCGAGGCGTCCTCGAGGTGCTCGACGGCCAGGGGGACGGAGCCGGCGTACTGCTCGAGCGTGCCGAGGACGAGCAGCGCCTCGCCCCGTGCCTCCTCCGGGGTGGTCCCGGACAGCAGCCGGCCTGCCAGCACTCGGACCCGGGCGACGTCACCGGCCACGAACGCATCGTGGGTCGCCCCGGCCAGCCGGTGGGCGGCGAGGTCGCGGTCCGGGGTGAGCTCGCTCGCTCGCTCGAGCGCTGCCGATGCCGCGGCGTGACCCAGCCGGTCACGGTCGGCCTCGGCCACCGCGGCCAGCTCGGTGGCGAGGGAGGCGTCCGGGCCGGTCACGGCGTACGCCCGGTGCCACGTCCGTGACCGGTCGCCGGCAGGGAGCGCGCCGGCCAGCGCACGGTGGGCGGCGCGGATCCGCGACGGCGGGGCGAGGGAGAGGACGGCGCTGCGCAGCAGGGGGTGACGGAACTCGGGGCGGCCGGAGACCGCGGCCAGCACGCCCCGGTCGCGGGCCTCGTCGAGGGCGTCGGCCACGTCGACCCCGGAGGTGGTGAGGACCGTGGCGACCGCGGCCGCGGCGTCGCTGGTCCGGCCGGCCACGGCGAGCAGGAGCGCCGCCTCCGAGGCTGCCGGTGACAGCCCGGAGATCGTCGCCCGGTGCAGCTCCCCGACCCGGTCGCCGGCCGGCAGCGGGTCGGGCAGGGGTGCGGCCCCGACCCGCTGGGCGTCGTCGAGCCCCTCGGCGACGGCCAGCAGGGCCAAGGGGTTCCCGCCGGTGCGCTCTCGGAGGTCCTCCACGACCGCCGATGCCGTCCCCGGAGGCAGCAGGGAGGCCACGGCCGGGGTGGCCAGGCCGACCACCGGGAGGAGCGCCAGGCCGCGGGTGAGGTCCGGGTGTGAGCCGCCTGGACGCGTGGTGGCGACGAAGGCGACCGCGTCGGGTCCGAGCCGCCGGGCGGCGAAGGTGAGGGCTGCCGCCGACTCCCGGTCCAGCCACTGGAGGTCGTCGACGAGGACCAGCACCGGGCCGCGCTCCGCGGCGGCAGCCAGCAGCGACATGGTCGCGGCTGCGACGAGGAAGCGGTCCGCGACCGACGGGAGGTCCGACCAGCCGAGCGCCGCGGTCAGGGCCTCGGCCTGCACCGGCGCCAGGTCGGACAACAGGTCACGGACCGGGCTGCACAGCTCGAGCAGGCCGGCATGCGCGAGCGAGGAGTCGCTCTCCGCGCCGCGCGCGGTCAGGCACGTGAAGCCCGTCGCCATCGCGCGGGCGGCCTCGAGCAGGGTCGTCTTGCCGACCCCGGGATCACCCTCCAGCAGGAGGGTCGAGCAGCGCCCGGCGGCGGCGTCCGCGAGCACCTCGGCGATCCGTTGCAGCTCGCCGTCACGCCCCACCACACCCGCCGGACCGAGGGATCTGCCGGACGCGACCGGATCGCTCCCGGTGGGAGGTTCGCCGGGAGGCAGGTCGTGGAGAGGAGGCCCCGGTGCGGACATCACCTCGCATCCTAGGTGCGCTGGAGCGGTGGGCAGGCTCACCGGGATGGGCCTACTGCGCCCTCCTCCCGGCGCGACCGTTGCTCCGGCCCGTTCCGCGGGTCCGGAGCGGACCGCGACGCAGCACGTCCGGGGAGGAGGGGCCGTGATCACCTTCGCCGGCATCTCGCACCTCGCCCTGACCGTGACGGACCTCGACGTGAGCGAGCGGTTCTACACCGAGGTCCTCGACTTCGTCACCGTGCTCGACGTCGGTCACGGCCGGGTCCTGATGCACCCGGGGACCGGCTTCACACTGGGCCTGGCGCGGCACGAGGAGGCGTACGGCGGCCCCTTCACCGAGCTGCGCACCGGACTGGACCACCTCGGGTTGACCGCCTCGTCGCGGGAGGAGCTCGAGGAGTGGGTCCGACGCTTCGACGAGTGGGGTGTCACGTACACCCCGATCCGGGACATGGAGATGGGCTCGCACCTGAACTTCCGGGACCCGGACGGGATCGCCCTGGAGCTCGACTGCCCGAACGAGCTGGCGGAGACCGCCCGCGCGGCGCTGGCGTCGGGGGCCACCGCCGAGGACATCGCCGCGTTCGTCGCCGAGCACCTGGGACCGGAGCTCGCACCCCGGCCGCTCCCGGTGCGCTGACTCAGCCCTGGGCGCGGAGCGACACCGCGGTCGCGACGCCGCGGGTGGGGGCGCCGCGGAAGAGCACCAGCGCGAGGCCGGCGGCGATGACCGCGCACAGGGCGGCCCCGAGGAAGACCGTCTGCTCCTGGGCGATCCCCGCCTCCTTGAGCAGCAGGGTGAACTCGGCGCAGCGGCTGTCGCCGCCGCAGACGTCCCGCACGTCCGGCAGGTCGGCCTGCTCCGCGTAGTAGCGGCGCAGGCCGATCGTGGTGAGGGCGGAGATCCCGACCAGCATGCCGACCATCCGCGCCACCACGACGAAGGCGGAGGCCAGCCCGTGGACGTCGTCGTCGGTCGAGGCGAGCACCGCCGCGTTGACGGGGGCCAGCGCGAGGCCGAAGCCGAGGCCGCCGAGCACCAGCGGCACGGTGGACGTGGCCTGGTCGAGCGAGGTCAGCCCCCACCGGCTCATCAGGACGAACGCGACGGCTGCGCAGGCCATGCCGACCGCGGTCACCACGCCGGCCGGCAGGGTCCGGACCAGGTAGCCGCCCAGCACGGCTCCGACCGGGAGGGCCACGAGGAACCGGACCAGCACCAGCGCGGCCAGCAGCTGGGAGTCGCCGTGGACCGTGGTGCGCGCGAAGAGCGGGATGTCGATCAGGGCCGCGATGAGTGCCGCCCCGACGAAGAAGCTGACCAGCATCGAGCCCCAGGCCGGCGTACGAGCGAGGGCGCCGCGGGGCACCAGCGGCGCGTCGGCCCGGCGGAGGTGGAGCACGAACGCCGCGGTGGCGGCGGCGGCTCCGAGGAGGTACCAGAGCCCCTGGTCCGAGAACACCTGCAGCTTCGGGTCCGCGGTGGCGAACGCGAGGATCACGCCCCCCAGCGCGAGCGCGAGGTACGCCGACCCGAGCAGGTCGGCCTCGCGGGCCCCGGCTGCCCAGCCGCGGAGGTCGACCAGCGGCCGGGTCGCGGTCAGGCAGCGGACGACGAGCAGCACGAGGGCGAGGATCGCGGTCAGCCCGAGCGGCGTGAGCCACCGCCCGCTGCCCACCACGGGGATGAACAGCTGGCCCCACGTGAGGTCGCGCAGCAGCGGCGGGGGTTGCACGAAGACCAGGCCGCCCGCCACCAGGGTCACCAGCAGCAGCGCCGCCCCGACCAGGTCCGGGCGGCCGCGGGTCCGGGTGTCCGGTGCCGCCGCCCGGATCGCCGCGGCGAGGACCAGTCCGACCACGAGGTTGACCGCGAAGATGGCCCGCCAGTCGGCGACGGACAGCACCAGGGCCCCGAAGAGCGGCCCGACGACGCTGCCGAGCTCCTGGACGGCGGAGACCACGCCGAGCGGCACGCCGCGCCGCTCGGTGGGGTAGAGGTCGGCGACCAGGGCGAGCGTGGCCGGGACCAGGCCACCGCCGCCCACGCCCTGCAGGAACCTGCCGGTCACCATCGTCGGCATGTCGTAGGCGAGCGTCGTGACCAGGCTGCCGACGGCGAACAGGACCAGCGCTGCGGTGAGCACGGGCACCCGGCCGCGGAGGTCGGCGATCCGGCCGATGAGCGGCAGCATCGCGACGTACCCGAGGAGGAACCCGGACACGATCGGTGCCGCCCGCTGCAGCTGGTCGATGGGGATGCCGACGGCGTTCATCATCTCCGGCAGCGCCAGCACCACGACGTAGGTGTCGGCGGCGGCGAACGCCACCGCGACGGACGCCAGCGCCAGCAGCAGCCGGGCCCGACCGTCGACGGCCCCAGCCCGCGGCGCGCTCATGGGGCGGTGATGTCCTGCTCGGTGCCGTAGTCGTCGAAGTCGATGACGTAGGTCATCGGCTCGGTGTCGGGGTAGAAGACGCCGGTCAGCCGGGCGGAGCGCAGCTCCCCCTCGTCGGTGACGGTGTAGGTCGCGTCGAAGTCGCCGGACGCGCTGGGGATCACGTTCCCGACGACGTCGCCGGGGACGGTGCCGGTGTACTCCGTGAGGACTTCGCGGTTGTCCTCGCCGCCACGGACGCTCTCACCGGCCTCGAGGTCGGTCGTCGCCGGCAGCAGCGAGGACAGTCCCTCCTCGGTGCTCATCAGGCCGGCCGGGTCGGGGGCGCCGTACTCGGCCGGGTCGACGTCGGACCAGCCGGGCGTGAGCGGGATCTGGGCGTAGACGGTGCCGTCCACGGCCACGACGGGCACCTCGAAGTCGGTACCGGCCAGGACCACCGTGAGCGTGCCGTCGAAGGCCGGGGCGTGGGTGCCGACACCCTCGGCCGCCCGGATCGCCGTGACGCCCTCGGGGAGGTCCTCCCCGGTCATGGTGATCGCCACGCCGCTGGTCTCGTCGAGCGTCGTCTTCGCGAGCTCCATCACCTCGGCGGGCGTGCGCTCACCGGTCGCGGTGTCGGCGTCGCTGCAGGCCGTCAGGACCACCAGGCCGACGGCGAGGACCGGCACGAGTCGGCGCATGCCGTCAGCCTCCCACACCGGCGGTCGCCCCGAGGCGTACGGCGACGGGCCCGGCGCAGGCGGCGATGGGCTGGGTCCCGGGGACCCCGGAGCCGTCCCGGCGACCGGTGGCCGCGGGCAGCTCGACCGGCGCGCCGCTGTCGGCGGCCGCGCGGGCCGGTGCCGGACCTGCCCAGGCGAACACCAGGGTGTCCTCGCCCTTGAGGAACCGGTGGCAGCGCACGCCGCCGGTGGCCCGGCCCTTCGGGGGGTACTCGCCGAACGGCGTCACCTTGACCGCGCCCGGCTCGGTCCCGGGCAGGGCGGTCCCGGAGCCGGAGGCGGTCACCAGGACCGCGTCGGCCGGGTCGAACGCCGTGAAGGAGACGACGCGGTCGCCCGGACCGAGCTTGACCCCGGCCATGCCGCCCCCGGAGCGACCCTGCGGCCGCACGGACGACGCGCTGAACTGCAGCAGCTGCGCATGGGCGGTGACGAAGCACAGCGTCTCCTCGCCCGTCGCGAGCTCCACGGCCCCGACGACCTCGTCGCCGTCCTTGAGCGAGATCACGTCCCACTCGTCGCGGCCGAGCACCTCGGGGTTGACCCGCTTGACGACGCCCTGACGGGTGCCGAGGGCCAGCCCCGGCCCCTCGGTGGCGAGCGAGGTGAGCGCCAGCGCGGACTCGCCCTGGTCGAGCGGGAGCATCTCGGTGAGCGGCAGTCCGCCCTGCAGGTTGGGGTCGTTGGCCGATGCGGGCAGCTGGGGCAGGTCGAGCACGCTCAGTCGCAGGCAGCGGCCCCGTGAGGTCAGCACGCCGACCTCGCCGCGCGCGGTGGTCCGGACGGCCGAGACGACCACGTCGTGGTTGGCGCGCGCCTCGCCCTGGCCGGGCAGGTCGTCGCTGC
This genomic interval from Nocardioides euryhalodurans contains the following:
- a CDS encoding LppX_LprAFG lipoprotein; this encodes MRRLVPVLAVGLVVLTACSDADTATGERTPAEVMELAKTTLDETSGVAITMTGEDLPEGVTAIRAAEGVGTHAPAFDGTLTVVLAGTDFEVPVVAVDGTVYAQIPLTPGWSDVDPAEYGAPDPAGLMSTEEGLSSLLPATTDLEAGESVRGGEDNREVLTEYTGTVPGDVVGNVIPSASGDFDATYTVTDEGELRSARLTGVFYPDTEPMTYVIDFDDYGTEQDITAP
- a CDS encoding VOC family protein, encoding MITFAGISHLALTVTDLDVSERFYTEVLDFVTVLDVGHGRVLMHPGTGFTLGLARHEEAYGGPFTELRTGLDHLGLTASSREELEEWVRRFDEWGVTYTPIRDMEMGSHLNFRDPDGIALELDCPNELAETARAALASGATAEDIAAFVAEHLGPELAPRPLPVR
- a CDS encoding AAA family ATPase, whose protein sequence is MGRDGELQRIAEVLADAAAGRCSTLLLEGDPGVGKTTLLEAARAMATGFTCLTARGAESDSSLAHAGLLELCSPVRDLLSDLAPVQAEALTAALGWSDLPSVADRFLVAAATMSLLAAAAERGPVLVLVDDLQWLDRESAAALTFAARRLGPDAVAFVATTRPGGSHPDLTRGLALLPVVGLATPAVASLLPPGTASAVVEDLRERTGGNPLALLAVAEGLDDAQRVGAAPLPDPLPAGDRVGELHRATISGLSPAASEAALLLAVAGRTSDAAAAVATVLTTSGVDVADALDEARDRGVLAAVSGRPEFRHPLLRSAVLSLAPPSRIRAAHRALAGALPAGDRSRTWHRAYAVTGPDASLATELAAVAEADRDRLGHAAASAALERASELTPDRDLAAHRLAGATHDAFVAGDVARVRVLAGRLLSGTTPEEARGEALLVLGTLEQYAGSVPLAVEHLEDASQLLRGAMLVRSLTELAMARFRLNDVAGLVACATRVDEVVDPGDPEQQLQAHFVGGVASVLTGHPEEGLPRLAEVRRLADEPRLRHDAGALLLMALAVAFTGEMGDAVTVGTARMQDVRRRGAIGVLVPLLAISAAGRAWVGDHTGAFADSGEAAELAAHLGYAADASVAVEMLAWQQAARGSHEEARTSLARARELTDRAGTTPHAAHQALTAAFCALCRGDLAEVVALLEPRLALDGGVGASGEPLGVAPLLVEAYLGLGRVADARALTDRYAAATPAVAPPLSTALLQRCRALTLEDPAAATAAFEAALAAHEAALDPFETARTRLLHGGRLRRSGQRVAAREQLELARSAFTSMDLTHWATVASQELAGTGATARRGDGSGDAPLTSQETRVSLLAAQGLSNREIGAALFLSPKTVERHLSNVFRKRGFRSRTELAAAWAAQASSASTSTS
- a CDS encoding MFS transporter — encoded protein: MSAPRAGAVDGRARLLLALASVAVAFAAADTYVVVLALPEMMNAVGIPIDQLQRAAPIVSGFLLGYVAMLPLIGRIADLRGRVPVLTAALVLFAVGSLVTTLAYDMPTMVTGRFLQGVGGGGLVPATLALVADLYPTERRGVPLGVVSAVQELGSVVGPLFGALVLSVADWRAIFAVNLVVGLVLAAAIRAAAPDTRTRGRPDLVGAALLLVTLVAGGLVFVQPPPLLRDLTWGQLFIPVVGSGRWLTPLGLTAILALVLLVVRCLTATRPLVDLRGWAAGAREADLLGSAYLALALGGVILAFATADPKLQVFSDQGLWYLLGAAAATAAFVLHLRRADAPLVPRGALARTPAWGSMLVSFFVGAALIAALIDIPLFARTTVHGDSQLLAALVLVRFLVALPVGAVLGGYLVRTLPAGVVTAVGMACAAVAFVLMSRWGLTSLDQATSTVPLVLGGLGFGLALAPVNAAVLASTDDDVHGLASAFVVVARMVGMLVGISALTTIGLRRYYAEQADLPDVRDVCGGDSRCAEFTLLLKEAGIAQEQTVFLGAALCAVIAAGLALVLFRGAPTRGVATAVSLRAQG